The sequence ACGACCGGCTCTTCCTGAAGAGCAAACCCTGCAGGAGGACCGGGAGGCGGATACGGCGTCCGGCGGCGGGAAGGGGGGTGTCGCGGCGGTGCACGAGGACGTTCCCGGTCTGCAGTATTTTATCGGGGTGCTCAACAACCCGGATGCTGATATGCGGGCCCGGGCCAGGGCTGCGGAGGCGCTCGGGAACCTGGGGGATCTCCGGGGGGTTCAGCCGCTGATGAGCGCACTACGCGATCCTGATGCAGAGATCCGCGGGCGTGCGGCGCTCTCTCTCGGAATGCTCGGTGACCACAAGGCCTTCGGATCTCTGGTTGTTGCGCTCGAGGACCCGGTGTTTGAGGTGATGCGGCGGGCTGCCGAAGCGCTCTCGGTCCTGAAACCGCGGGGTGCGGTCCTCCCGCTCACCGAGCTGGCGAAGAGCCCGGACCCGGGCAGCCGCACGCTTGCCGTCACGGTCCTCGGCAATTTTGAGGATGATGATGCGGTACGCGCCCTGCTCGTTGCGCTCAACGATGCGCATCCGGGGGTGAAGTCGGCTGCAATGGAATCGCTGCTGGAGCTGGTCGACTACTGGGGATCGCGTATATCCTTCTTCCTGAGAGACGCAAATCCGGCTGTCCGGGGGAACGCCATCACCGCCCTGAAGTCGCTGTTGGGGGAGGACGAGGCCGCATCAAGGCTTCTCCCGCTCCTCCGGGCCGGCAGTTTCTCTGTCCGGCGGGAGGCGGTTCTCGCACTTGGGGCGATGGGATGGCGACCGGGCCTGCCTGAGGAGTATGCGACGGTGCTGATCGCCGGCAGGAGATGGGATGAGGTTGTTGCGCTCGGGAAGCAGGCAGAGAGCACGTTGATCGATGCTCTCTTCGATACGGACCGGGAGATCCAGGACGGGGCGGTGGCGGCTCTTGCAAGGCTCGGAGATGCCGGGACAGTCCGGTCGATCAGGGCGGCGATGAGGAGGGGCGGGGACCTCGAGGTCAAGGGGGTCTATGCCGCAATGAAGGCGGCAAGCCTCATCGAGGAGAAGGGGCCGGCTCCCTTTTCTCGGGATCTGTGAGGTGTGCAGGGCCTGGGGCAGGCCGGGGCGCTGCCAATCGTGAACAGGGGTCTGTCGACCAGGATGCGGTGCTTCCGGGCTCGAAAATACGGTTCATCCCTACGCACGTGGGGAACACCTTCTCCTTATCGTCGCCGGATACGACAACCCAGGATACCCATGTGTAGTGACAGAGAGAATGCCTTCACCCAAGATCAGGAAAAAAAGACCCGAAACCATGCGATAGCCGGGAATCGAACCCGGGCTAGAGGCTTGGGAAGCCCCTGTCCTACCGCTAGACTACTATCGCTCTGGTACCACTATATGTTGACCTGGGAGGTGATAAATATTCGGCTCACCCACTCTCCGGGCGGTAACGCGGCAGGGTCACCGTTATGGCCGCCCCCTCCTCCGGCCGGCCCGGGACGCGGTCCCCCGCCCGGACGCTCCTCCCGTAGCGCTCCGCAAGCATCCTGACGATGCTGAGCCCGAGCCCCTTCCCGCTCTTCTTCGTCACCCCACGCTCTTTGCGCTCGAATATCCGCGGCTTGAGGTCTTCAGGGATCCCGGGGCCGGTGTCGGCAACCGTCACCGCGACCCGGTCCTCACCCTCCTCCCTGACGCTGATAGTGACCTCGACATCCGGCCCCCCGAACTTGACGGCGTTGCCGATCAGGTTCGCAAAGACCTCGTTGATGAGGTCGTCGGCCAGCACCGTCGCATCCGACCCCTCGTAGACGATCCGCGTATCTGCGTAGTAGTTGCGCATCCACCGGCTCACGGGCTCAAGCCGCACCGGCCGAAGCGAGGCAGTCTCAAACTTCAGCCTCCGGATCGTGTTGACGTTCCTGATGATATCGCTACTCTGGTAGATGGCCGCAAGCGACTTCCTGATAACCTCGCGGGTCGGCTCGTCTGCCGAATCAAGGATCATATGCAGGTAGCCCATCGCCGCGGTGTTTGCGTTGTTGACATCGTGCGTGAGGATATCCACGTAGATGTTGACCGCCTCGTTCGCGGCGTTCGCCTCGTCAAGGTAACGGTTGGCGGACGCGAGCGCCGCCTCAAGTTCCCTCAAGGAGCATCCCCTTTACGACCGCGCTCCCGAGCCCTTCGCTGATCGTCGCAAGGATCAGGCGCTCGTCCTCCGGGATCGTCTCCCGGGTCCTGCTCGCGACTGCGATGCACCCCACCGGCCCGTCATCGCCCGGGATGGGAGCCGCCGCAAACGACCGGATGGTGGGATCATCATGCCCCGGGTATCTCTCCTGAAACCGGTCGACAAACCGGGCATCCCCGTCTTTTGCAAGAAGGGTGACCGAGACCTCTGCCGGCCACTCGCTCCCGTCGAACCTGCAGAGCGTGCACTCAACCGGCGCAAGCACCTCTCCGTGCAGGACCCGCTCCCGGCAGGCCCGGATCATCGCGAGATCCCTCTCCGCGAACAGGGTCTCCGGGTCCCTCCCAATAAGGTCCTCCCGCGCTGCCCCGCCGCAGAGCCTGACCATGGCATCGTTCACCTCGATGATCCGCCTGCCCGGGTCGGTGAGGATGATCCCGACATCGACGGTATTGAGGATGACACGGAACGTCTCCTCCGACCGGCGGAGCAGGTTCTCCATCCTCTTCTGCTCCGTCATCCCGGTGACCACCGCACAGTTCATCTCCTGATCCGGGAGGAGGCTTGTCGAGAGGAGGACCGGGCAGGACGTCCCGTCCCGGCGGATGAACTCGCAGTCCTGGTTCGTGACCGGCGCCGGGTTCCCGGGATACCCGGGCCAGAACGCCGTGACATCAAGAACCTCCCCGTCCGGGTAACCGAGCATCGCGGCGCACTGCCGGTTCATCTCCCCGACTTTCCTGTCGTCAGGCGAGAAGAGGAAGATGCCCGCGCCCGACGTCTCAAAGATCCCCCGGTACCGGCCCTCCCGCAGACGCAGACGGCCTGCCAGGTGCGACACAACGGCGGCAACGAGAAGGAATACCCCAGCCCAGACCAGAGCGTTTGCGATCTCCGGCACGCCACCCGGGGAGAGGAGGAGCACCTCCGCGAGGTGGGCGGCGGCAAGCGCCACGGCGATCCCGACGCCCCGTTCCGGGTGGCGGTAGGCGGCAAGGACGATCGGGATATAGAAGAGGTGTGAGCAGACGACAAACACCCCGGAGGAGAGGCAGTATGCGGTGGTACCGAGTGCAACCAGCGTTGACGCAATGATGCCGAAAGGGAGAAGGAACTCATTCGGGGACATACCACCTGGTACGTGACCCCCCCGCCCTCCATCATACTATAGTGGCCATTAAGGACCGCAATAAACCCTCAGGAACCGGTAGACGCGCCGGTGCGCTGAAACCCGGGAGGAACGGGATCAATGCGCCACCCGCGCATTTTCCCGATACCCTTAAGGCATATCCCGGAGAACATGTTGCAGCACATTATGTGCTGGCTATGGTAAGTCCGACGTGCTCCCATGCACTGCCCGCAAGGGCTCGGGATTACAGAGATTAGTCAGTTTACGGACTCTTTTCTGGACTTAACATAGTGTATCTAACGGAGGTGTATGAATGGCAAGAATGTACGCTCGGCGTCGCGGAACCGCTGGTTCTGTCCGACCCTACCGGAAGGAGGCACCCGAGTGGTCCAACACGGACGCAGCGGAGATCGAGAAGATCATCGTTGAGCTCCGCAAAGACGGCATGTCGAGCAGCCAGATTGGCCTTGCGTTGCGGGACAAGTACGGTGTCCCCGACGTCAAGCTCGCCACCGGCAAACGCGTGAACGAGATCCTCCGCGAGAAGGGCCTTGAGTCTGAGATCCCCGAAGACCTGCGCAACCTGATGCAGAAGGCGCTCGGACTGAGGAAACACCTTGCGGAGAACAAGAAGGACGTGCACAACGCCCGCCAGCTCCAGATCACCGAATCCAAGGTGCGCAGGCTGGGCAGGTACTACGTAAAGTCTGGTCTGATGCCGAAAGGCTGGACATACAAACCGGAGACCGCGGAGATCCTGCTCTCCCGTTGATGACCCATGTCGCTTGACGCCGCTGCTGCCAGCCTCGCCGACCACCTGCTTGAGCAGGAATTTGTGGAGGTGCTTGCGCACCACGATGCCGACGGCATAGCCGCCGCATCCATTCTCTGCCACGCCATGTTCCGCGAGGGCGGGCGGTTCCGGCTGAGGGTTCGCTCAAGCATCACCACGGCCGACGTACCTCGCGACAGCAGCGTGCTTCTCTGCGACTTCGGGTCAGCGCTATCAGACCTCCCCGGCGACGTGATGGTGGTGGACCACCATGTGCCCCACTTCGAGGGCGACTACCACGTCAACCCGCGTCTTGCGGGTATCGACGGCGACCGGAACCTCTCGGCTGCCGGTGCGGCATATCTCGTCGCACAGCGCATGGGGGATAACCGCGACCTCGCGGGGCTTGTGCTCCTCGGCATCATCGGAGACCGTCAGGAACTCGAGGGGCCGAACCGGGAGATATCCAACGAAGGCATCGCGAACGGGTTCATCGCACCCCGCCGCGGCCTCCGCCTCCCCGGAAGAGGGCTCGTCGAGCAGCTCGCGCTCGCCGTCAACCCCTATCTCCCCGGGTTCTCGGGCGCTCCCGAGACCGCCCGGACGCTGGTCGCACAGGTCACCGATGAGGACGACGTGGACTACGAGTCGCTCCTCTCCCGGATCGTCCTTGCGGCTGCTCCGGAAGCGTCGCTCTCCGCGATCTACGGGATCTGGGGCACCACCTACAGCCTCGGCCGGGAGGTCATCGACGAGGCCGCAAACCTCGCTGCCGTCGTCGACGCCTGCGGCAAGTCCGGGTCCGGAGACCTCGGCGCATCGCTCTGTCTCCGCTCGTCCCACGCGCTGCAGGAGGCCTGGGAGATCACCGCCCGCTACCGGCAGGCGGTCATCGCCGGCATCTGCGGGGCACGCCGTCTCGACGATAGGATCGCCCTCTTTGAGGTGGACGACGGGTCCGTGGCAAGCGATGTCGCAGACGCCCTCGCAAACGACCTCGTCCAGGACGGCCCCGTCTTCGTCATCGGGCTGAGAGGGGACCACTGCTCCGTGTCGGCACGCTGCCCGCCGGGCATCGACGTCGACCTCGAGGCACTGATGCGGACGGTTGCGGAAGCGTGCGGCGGTCAGGGTGGCGGACACCACCGGAGAGCCGGCGCCCGGATCGGGGCAGGGAGTGTGGACCGGTTTAAGCAGGAGCTCCTGGGGGCGATTCCCGCATGATCAGGGTCGAGGGCATCATCGAGACCCCGCACCGCCACCCCGATTGCGTGGCAGCGGCACTCGAGCCCGACAACCTCACCCTGATCAGGACCTACCCGACAGAGGGAGGTGTGCGGGCCGAGATCGATGGGACCAGGCTCCGGTCGATCATCGCATCGGTGGACGACTACCTTATGAACCTGGCAATAGCGGAGGATGTCTGCACCTCCGCCTCCCGGGGGGTCTGAAGGCGTATTACGGGTCAATTGGGCTGTAAAACAGATATGAGAGAAGTGATACCATGGCAAAGAAGAAACAGGTTGGAAGAAGGGTGGAAGGCTGGAAGGCCAAGCGGTGGTACCGGGTGTACGTGCCCGAAGCCTTCGGCAAAGTTGAGATCGGGGACACCATCTCGGCCGACCCCGAGAACATGGTCGGCCGGATCATGACCGCGACGCTCGGCGAAGTGGTGCAGGACTACTCAAAGTCCCACATCAAGATGAGGTTTAAGATCAACAATGTGGCCGGGGACTCCGCCTACACCGAGTTCGTCGGTCACGAGGTGACCCGGGACTACCTGCGGTCGATGGTCAAGCGGCGGGCATCCCGCATCGACACCATCCACCCGGTCATCAGCAAGGACGGCAAACTCCTGCGGGTGACGGTCGTCTGTCTCACCGTATCGAGGGCCGAGCAGAGTCAGGTCCATGCCGTCAGGCAGGCGATCTCACAGACCCTGACCGCCCGGGCGGCTGAGAGCGATCTCGAGACCCTGGTCAAGGATATTGTCTCAGGCGACATGGCCCGGGACATCTTCAAGGTCGTCAAGACGATCTACCCGATCCGCCGGGTCGAGATAACCAAGTCCAAACTTGAGCAGATCGCGACCGTATAAGGCCGGCTGCTCAAACCCTATTTTTTCGGATCTGTGTTTTTAGCGGAGCGTTTCATCTTATTTTGCGGGTTCTGGTGCGGATCACCAGCCTCACGCGTGAGGCAATGTTGCACATGCAACGACCTATGCCCCGGGCAGTGGACCGTGGTGGGAATCGCCCTGGGGGTGGGGGCAGGGGAGGGGGCTCGCCGCCTTCCCGCGCAAGCCGGAGCCGGGGCACAAACAGAGCCATGATTCCCCACCCGCAAAATCGGGGCGGTTTTTATGGGAAATTTTAGATGTAATGCTCCACTAGTGGACCGTTTCACCTTATGTTGCGGGTCCTGATGCGGGGCGAGCGATCGCCACCTCACGCGAAG is a genomic window of Methanoculleus bourgensis MS2 containing:
- a CDS encoding sensor histidine kinase encodes the protein MRELEAALASANRYLDEANAANEAVNIYVDILTHDVNNANTAAMGYLHMILDSADEPTREVIRKSLAAIYQSSDIIRNVNTIRRLKFETASLRPVRLEPVSRWMRNYYADTRIVYEGSDATVLADDLINEVFANLIGNAVKFGGPDVEVTISVREEGEDRVAVTVADTGPGIPEDLKPRIFERKERGVTKKSGKGLGLSIVRMLAERYGRSVRAGDRVPGRPEEGAAITVTLPRYRPESG
- a CDS encoding PAS domain S-box protein — encoded protein: MSPNEFLLPFGIIASTLVALGTTAYCLSSGVFVVCSHLFYIPIVLAAYRHPERGVGIAVALAAAHLAEVLLLSPGGVPEIANALVWAGVFLLVAAVVSHLAGRLRLREGRYRGIFETSGAGIFLFSPDDRKVGEMNRQCAAMLGYPDGEVLDVTAFWPGYPGNPAPVTNQDCEFIRRDGTSCPVLLSTSLLPDQEMNCAVVTGMTEQKRMENLLRRSEETFRVILNTVDVGIILTDPGRRIIEVNDAMVRLCGGAAREDLIGRDPETLFAERDLAMIRACRERVLHGEVLAPVECTLCRFDGSEWPAEVSVTLLAKDGDARFVDRFQERYPGHDDPTIRSFAAAPIPGDDGPVGCIAVASRTRETIPEDERLILATISEGLGSAVVKGMLLEGT
- a CDS encoding 30S ribosomal protein S15, whose protein sequence is MARMYARRRGTAGSVRPYRKEAPEWSNTDAAEIEKIIVELRKDGMSSSQIGLALRDKYGVPDVKLATGKRVNEILREKGLESEIPEDLRNLMQKALGLRKHLAENKKDVHNARQLQITESKVRRLGRYYVKSGLMPKGWTYKPETAEILLSR
- a CDS encoding DHH family phosphoesterase, which codes for MSLDAAAASLADHLLEQEFVEVLAHHDADGIAAASILCHAMFREGGRFRLRVRSSITTADVPRDSSVLLCDFGSALSDLPGDVMVVDHHVPHFEGDYHVNPRLAGIDGDRNLSAAGAAYLVAQRMGDNRDLAGLVLLGIIGDRQELEGPNREISNEGIANGFIAPRRGLRLPGRGLVEQLALAVNPYLPGFSGAPETARTLVAQVTDEDDVDYESLLSRIVLAAAPEASLSAIYGIWGTTYSLGREVIDEAANLAAVVDACGKSGSGDLGASLCLRSSHALQEAWEITARYRQAVIAGICGARRLDDRIALFEVDDGSVASDVADALANDLVQDGPVFVIGLRGDHCSVSARCPPGIDVDLEALMRTVAEACGGQGGGHHRRAGARIGAGSVDRFKQELLGAIPA
- a CDS encoding KEOPS complex subunit Pcc1; amino-acid sequence: MIRVEGIIETPHRHPDCVAAALEPDNLTLIRTYPTEGGVRAEIDGTRLRSIIASVDDYLMNLAIAEDVCTSASRGV
- a CDS encoding 30S ribosomal protein S3ae encodes the protein MAKKKQVGRRVEGWKAKRWYRVYVPEAFGKVEIGDTISADPENMVGRIMTATLGEVVQDYSKSHIKMRFKINNVAGDSAYTEFVGHEVTRDYLRSMVKRRASRIDTIHPVISKDGKLLRVTVVCLTVSRAEQSQVHAVRQAISQTLTARAAESDLETLVKDIVSGDMARDIFKVVKTIYPIRRVEITKSKLEQIATV